The following proteins come from a genomic window of Geomonas sp. RF6:
- the yhbY gene encoding ribosome assembly RNA-binding protein YhbY: MLTGKQRRYLRGIGHGLKPVITVGKGEISEAVLRETNEALESHELIKVKILESCMLDRHEVAESLSSECSADVAQVLGRTILLYRAAKEPRMELPK; this comes from the coding sequence ATGCTGACAGGAAAACAAAGAAGGTATCTACGGGGTATAGGGCACGGGCTGAAGCCTGTCATCACCGTGGGCAAGGGCGAGATCAGCGAAGCGGTGCTGCGCGAGACGAACGAGGCACTGGAAAGTCACGAACTCATCAAGGTGAAGATACTGGAAAGCTGCATGCTCGACCGCCACGAGGTGGCGGAGTCGCTCTCGAGCGAGTGCAGCGCAGATGTGGCGCAGGTGCTGGGAAGGACGATCCTCCTGTACCGTGCTGCAAAGGAACCGCGGATGGAGCTGCCGAAGTAG